From one Anabas testudineus chromosome 18, fAnaTes1.2, whole genome shotgun sequence genomic stretch:
- the b3gat3 gene encoding galactosylgalactosylxylosylprotein 3-beta-glucuronosyltransferase 3, with protein sequence MAMRMKLKLKTVFVLYFMVSLLGLVYALMQLGQRCDCTEHDMAKDRTISRLRGELHRLQEQMRKSEATKQPQKQPAMPSLSTIFVITPTYARLVQKAELTRLLQTFLHVPQLHWIVVEDSPHKTQLITDLLFKSGLTYTHLHMPTAKDRKLQEGDPSWLKPRGVEQRNEGLRWLRENRRAQPGGDSQQGVVYFADDDNTYSLQIFEEMRSTQRVSVWPVGLVGGMKYERPVVEGGKVVRFHTGWRPSRPFPMDMAGFAVSLKLVLDNPEACFDGEAPIGFLESSFLQGLVTMDELEPKADNCSKVLVWHTRTEKPKMKREEALQAQGLGSDPAVEV encoded by the exons ATGGCAATGAggatgaagctgaagctgaagactgtgtttgtgctctACTTCATGGTCTCTCTTTTAGGCCTCGTCTATGCACTGATGCAGCTTG GTCAGCGCTGCGACTGCACAGAGCACGACATGGCTAAAGACCGTACCATATCTCGGCTGCGGGGGGAGCTGCACCGTCTTCAGGAGCAGATGAGGAAATCAGAGGCGACCAAACAACCGCAGAAACAGCCAGCCATGCCATCCCTGTCCACCATCTTTGTCATCACTCCAACATATGCAAG GCTGGTGCAGAAGGCCGAGCTGACTCGTTTGTTACAGACGTTTCTACATGTTCCTCAGCTCCACTGGATTGTGGTGGAGGACTCCCCTCACAAGACACAACTGATAACTGACCTCCTGTTTAAGAGTGGcctgacatacacacacctacacatgcCCACCGCCAAGGACCGCAAACTGCAAGAG GGTGATCCCAGCTGGCTGAAGCCTCGTGGAGTTGAGCAGAGGAATGAGGGTCTACGGTGGCtcagagagaacagaagagCTCAGCCAGGAGGAGACAGCCAGCAGGGAGTGGTTTACTTTGCTGATGACGATAACACATACAGCTTGCAGATATTTGAAGAG ATGAGGAGTACCCAACGGGTATCGGTGTGGCCTGTGGGGCTTGTTGGAGGGATGAAATATGAGAGGCCTGTGGTTGAAGGGGGCAAG GTGGTCCGTTTCCATACCGGCTGGCGTCCCAGTCGCCCCTTCCCGATGGATATGGCTGGCTTCGCTGTGTCCCTCAAACTGGTCTTGGACAATCCAGAGGCTTGTTTTGACGGAGAGGCTCCAATTGGCTTCCTGGAAAGCAGCTTCCTTCAGGGACTGGTTACGATGGATGAACTGGAGCCGAAAGCGGACAACTGCTCTAAA GTGCTGGTGTGGCACACAAGGACAGAGAAACCGAAGATGAAGCGAGAGGAGGCTTTGCAGGCTCAGGGACTGGGTTCAGACCCTGCTGTAGAGGTCTGA